The segment GTCCTGCTCTTCGACGTGCCGCTCGACTTCGCGCACCCGCTGCTCTTCCTGGTCGCCGTCCCGGTGTGCGTCCTCGCGCTCGGCATGACCGGGCTCCTGCTCGCCGCCACCTTCGTCCTGCTGCGCAACGCCAACGCGCTCGCCAACCCGCTCGACACCCCCGTCTGGCTGCTGTCCGGGCTGCTCGTGCCCGTCACCGTGCTGCCCGCCTGGACCCACCCGGTCTCCTGGGCGCTGCCCACGACCTGGGGCGCGCGGGCCGTGCACGCGGCGACCTCCGGCGGGGACGTGCTCACGCCGCTGCTCGTCGCCGCCGCGCTCGGGGCCGGGTACGCCCTGGCCGCCGTCCTCGTCCTCGGGCGGGTGGAGCGCCGGGCGCGCGCCGCCGCCACCCTCGCCCTGACCTGATCCGACCTGACCTGATCCGACCTGAAAGGCCATCAGTGATGTTCCGTTTTCTCGGTACCGCGCGGCTCGTCGTCGTCGGCGGGGCGATCTCCTACCGGGCGCTGTTCAACTGGACGACCCCGCCGATGTTCATCGGAACGCTGCTGGTCGGGCCGCTTCTCCAGGTGTTCTTCTTCGTCTATCTGGGCAGGGAACTGGGGGTCGCCGACGACCGTTTCCACCTCGTCGGGAACGCCGTCCTCGCAGCTTCCGCCTCCTGCGTCTACGGCGGCACGATGGCGGTCGCCAACGAGCGCCGGTACGGCACGCTCGGCGCCGTCCTGCTCTCGCCCCGGCACCGGGTCCCGCTGTGGATCGGGCGAGCCCTCCCGTACGTGCTCAACGGGCTGTTCGTCAGCGCCTTCGTGCTGACCGCCGCCTCGCTCGTCCTGGGGCTGCCCGTGCCCGCCGGGGCGCTGCCCGGTCTCGGCCTGGTGCTGCTTGTCGCGGCCGGCGCCTGCTCGGCGTTCGGGCTCGCGCTCGGCGCGCTGGGGCTCCGCTTCCGTGACGTGTTCCTGGTGTCGAACGTGGCCAGTTCCGTACTGCTCCTGCTGACCGGCGCGGCCGTCCCCCGGGAGACGCTGCCGGAGTGGATGCGGGTCGCCGGTGAGCTGCTGCCGCTCACGCACGCGGCGGACGCGGCGCGCGGGCTGACCGCCGGGGGCGGTCTCGACGGCGCCCTGCTCGGGGCCGAGCTGGCCGTCGGCGCCGGATGGGGGCTGCTCGCCGTCGTCCTGCTCGGTCTCTTCGAGCGGGGCAGCCGGCGCCGGGCCACCCTCGACACGATGTGACGGAAGAGGAAAGCGAGGTGAGGAGTGGGTCACTACCGGCCATCTTCGTGAAACCGTACGAGACGCTCCGCGTCGTTCACCCGGAATTCGCACCCCTGACGCCCGGAGGTGCCAGCCTCGCCTGCGGGAGACCAACACCGCACGTGGACGGAACGGGGTACGGGCATGGAGAGCGGGCCGGCGATCTTCGCGGGGGCGGCGTTCACGCTGTTCGGAGGCGCGCTGCTGCTGTGGACCACCGTGCGGACACTGCACCGTGAGCCCGTCGCGTACGGGGTCGCCCCGCGCGCCGCGGTCGCGCTGACGAGCCTCTTCGGCGCCGGCTTCCTCCTCCTCGGCGTCTGGTGCTTCGGCAGGCTCTGAGATCTCTCCGGCACCCTCCGCGCACTCTCTCCGGCACCCCTCGCGCAGACGGCCCGCCCCGCCCGACCGGGAGTCCGGGCGGCAGGAATGCCAGGACTCGGGTTACCGTTCGAGTGGCCGTTGCGGGCTTTCGCCGTTTGACACGGGGGCGGGTTGTACCGTCACACTCCGCAGCGACGGGAGCGTCACCGTCCGTGCCGCTGCCGTGCGTGCCAGCGCCGTACGTGCCCAGAGAGTGTCGATCCGGAGAGAAGAGCGAAGTTGTCCCCGACCAGCGAAGCCGCACACGGCGGCCGCCGACTCGTCATCGTCGAGTCGCCTGCCAAGGCGAAGACGATCAAGGGCTACCTCGGCCCCGGCTACGTCGTCGAGGCGAGCGTCGGGCACATCCGAGACCTTCCCAGCGGCGCCGCCGAGGTGCCCGAGAAGTACACCGGTGAGGTGCGCCGCCTCGGCGTCGACGTCGAGCATGACTTCCAGCCCATCTATGTCGTCAACGCCGACAAGAAGGCGCAGGTCAGGAAGCTCAAGGAGCTCCTCGCCGAATCCGACGAGCTCTTCCTCGCCACCGATGAGGACCGCGAGGGCGAGGCCATCGCGTGGCACCTCCAGGAAGTCCTGAAGCCCAAGGTCCCGGTCCACCGGATGGTCTTCCACGAGATCACCAAGGACGCGATCCGAGAGGCCGTCGCCAACCCGCGCGAGCTGAACCAGCGCATGGTCGACGCCCAGGAGACCCGCCGCATCCTCGACCGGCTGTACGGCTACGAGGTCTCGCCGGTCCTGTGGAAGAAGGTCATGCCGAAGCTGTCGGCGGGCCGCGTCCAGTCGGTGGCCACCCGGCTCGTCGTCGAGCGGGAGCGCGAGCGCATCGCCTTCCGTTCCGCCGAGTACTGGGACCTCACCGGCACCTTCGCCACCGGCCGTTCCGGTGACGCCTCCGACCCGTCGCAGCTGGTCGCGCGCCTCGCGGCGGTCGACGGCAAGCGGGTCGCGCAGGGTCGTGACTTCGGCGCCGACGGCCGGCTGAAGAGCGACAGCGTCCTCCACCTGGACGAGACGAACGCGCGGGCTCTGGCCGCCGCGCTCGCCGACACCGCGTTCGCGGTGCGCTCGGTCGAGTCGAAGCCGTACCGCCGCTCCCCGTACGCCCCCTTCCGCACCACCACCCTCCAGCAGGAGGCGAGCCGCAAGCTGGGCTTCGGTGCGAAGGCGACCATGCAGGTGGCCCAGAAGCTGTACGAGAACGGCTTCATCACCTACATGCGTACGGACTCCACGATCCTCTCCGACACCGCCGTCTCGGCGGCGCGGGCACAGGTCACGCAGCTGTACGGCGCCGACTACCTGCCGGAGAAGCCGCGCGTCTACGCGGGCAAGGTCAAGAACGCGCAGGAGGCGCACGAGGCGATTCGCCCTTCGGGTGATCGTTTCCGCACTCCGGCGGAGACCGGTCTGACCGGCGACCAGTTCCGGCTGTACGAGCTCATCTGGAAGCGGACCGTCGCCTCCCAGATGAAGGACGCGACCGGAAACTCGGTCACCGTGAAGATCGGCGGCCGGGCCGCCGACGGCCGTGACGCCGAGTTCAGCGCGTCCGGCAAGACGATCACCTTCCACGGCTTCATGAAGGCGTATGTCGAAGGCGCCGACGACCCGAACGCGGAGCTCGACGACCGCGAGCGGCGCCTGCCGCAGGTCGCCGAGGGCGACGCGCTGACCGCCGACGAGATCACCGTCGACGGCCACGCGACCAAGCCGCCGGCCCGCTACACCGAGGCCTCGCTGGTCAAGGAGCTGGAAGAGCGCGAGATCGGCCGCCCGTCGACGTACGCGTCGATCATCGGCACGATCCTCGACCGCGGCTACGTCTTCAAGAAGGGCACGGCCCTCGTGCCGTCCTTCCTGAGCTTCGCCGTCGTCAACCTCCTGGAGACGCACTTCGGGCGCCTCGTCGACTACGACTTCACCGCCCGCATGGAGGACGACCTCGACCGCATCGCCCGCGGCGAGGCCAAGTCCGTACCGTGGCTGAAGCGCTTCTACTTCGGTGAGACCGAGGGCGGTACGGCCGCCTCCGGCGGCGCCGCGGACGCCGGCAACGGCGACGGCGACCACCTCGGCGGCCTGAAGGAACTCGTCACCGACCTCGGCGCGATCGACGCCCGCGAGATCTCCTCCTTCCCCGTCGGCAACGACATCGTGCTCCGCGTCGGCCGCTACGGCCCGTACGTCGAGCGCGGCGAGAAGGAGGCCGAGGGCCACCAGCGCGCCGACGTCCCCGACGAGCTCGCACCCGACGAGCTGACCGTCGAGCTCGCCGAGGAGCTGCTCGCCAAGCCGAGCGGCGACTTCGAGCTGGGCGCCGACCCGGTCAGCGGCAACCAGATCGTCGCGAAGGACGGCCGCTACGGCCCGTACGTCACGGAGATCCTGCCCGAGGGCACCCCGAAGACCGGCAAGAACGCGGTCAAGCCGCGCACGGCCTCCCTCTTCAAGTCGATGACCCTCGACACCGTCACCCTGGAGGACGCGCTCCGGCTGATGTCCCTGCCCAGGGTCGTCGGCGCGGACGCCGAGGGCGTCGAGATCACCGCGCAGAACGGCCGCTACGGCCCGTACCTGAAGAAGGGCACGGACTCGCGGTCGCTCACCGAGGAGGAGCAGCTCTTCACGATCACCCTCGAAGAGGCGCTCGCGATCTACGCCCAGCCCAAGCAGCGGGGCCGGGCCGCGGCCAAGCCGCCGCTGAAGGAGCTGGGCACCGACCCGGTCAGCGAGAAGCCCGTGGTCGTCAAGGACGGTCGCTTCGGCCCGTACGTGACGGACGGCGAGACCAACGCCACGCTGCGGACCGGCGACAGCGTGGAGGACATCACACCGGAGCGCGGTTACGAGCTCCTCGCGGAGAAGCGGGCCAAGGCGCCGGCGAAGAAGGCCGCCAAGAAGGCCCCGGCCAAGAAGGCGACCACCGCGAAGAAGACGGCCACGAAGGCCGCGGCGAAGAAGACCACGACCGCCGCCAAGAAGACGGCCACGAAGAAGACGACGACGGCCAAGAAGACGACCGCCGCCAAGAAGACGGCGGCCGCGAAGCCGGAGTAGTCCTTCCGAGAGCGAGAAAGGTGGGGGTGGAGGCAGGTGCCTCCGCCCCCACCTTTCGTTCTTCCGTTCGTCCTGTCACAGCCTCGTCCGGATGTTCGGGCGGAGGCCGCGGGGAGCAATGCCGTCCGGATAGGGTGGACGGATGACGCGAGCAGAGCAGCCAGACCGCCTCGGCGATTCCGACGCCGCACTCGTCGCGGATTCCAGGGAGCGTGCCGTACGCGCCCTCTTGCGCCATCAGCCGCTCCGCAGGTTGTGGAGCGCCCAGCTCGTCGGCAGCACCGGTGACGCCCTCGCCCTGCTCGTCCTCGTCCTCCTCGGCCTCCAGGCGGCCGTCACCGAGGGCGCGCTCGGAGGGGGCGAACGGGGTGCCGCGTTCGCCGTGGCCGCCGTCGTCGGCGCCCGGCTGCTCGCCTCGGTCCTCTTCGGGGCCGTCCTCCTCGGACCGCTGACCGCGCTCACCGGTCCGGGCGGCGCACTCGACCGGCGCTGGACCATGATCGGCGCCGACGGCGTCCGGATCGCGCTGCTCGTCATCGCGCCCCTGTGGATCGACTGGACCCCCGGCAGCGCCCTCTGGTACCTGCTCGGCACCGTCTTCGTCACCGGCGCGGCCGAGCGGCTCTGGACGATCGGCCGTGAGGGCGCGGCGCCCGCGCTGCTGCCCGCCCCACCGATCGAGGGCGGGGCCGTACGGCCGCTGCCCGACCACCTCGGCGCCCTGCGGCGGCTCTCCCAGCGCACCGGCTTCCTCGCCGTCCCCGCAGCGGCAGCCGTGCTGCTCGTCGCCACCCTGGTCGGCAACCTGCTCGGCGCCGGAATCGACTGGTTCACGCTGCACCAGGCCGCCCTCGGCTCGTACGTCGCCGCCGGACTCTTCGCCGCCTCCGTCACCGTCCTCTACGCGATGACGCTGCCCGGCGGCGAGACGCCCCGGCCCCGCTCGCCCCTGGAGGGCCTGCGCCGGCCGGCCGCCGAGAAGGGCCGTACGGGAGCCCTCCAGATCCTCGTCCTGACCTGCGCCACCGTCGCCGGGGCCATCGCCGCCGCCGCGTCCGTCGCCGTGCTCCACGCGTACGACCTGGGCGGTGGCCCCGTCACGTACGCGCTCCTGATCCTGGCGCTCAGCGGTGCCACCGCCGTCGGCATCCGCACCGCGGGCAAGGTCCTGCCCGTGCTGTCCCGGCGCCGGCTGCTCGCCCTCGTGACCGCCGTCACCGGGGTCGCGCTGATCGCGATGGGCCTGGTCCCGGACACGGCGACCGTGCTGTTCCTCGCCGTCCTCGCCGGATACGCGGCCGGAGTCGCCGCCAACACCGGCCACACCCTGGTCGACCAGGAGACCGAGGAGCCCCGCAGGGCCCGGACCACCGAGCACCTCCAGGCCACCGCCCGCGTCGGCATGGCCATCGGCGCGCTCGCCGCGCCGCTGCTCGCCGCCGCGATCGGACCGCACCGCCTCGCCTCCGGCGACTTCGTCTTCGCCCACGGCGGCGCCGCCTTCACGCTGGCCCTGATCGGCGCCCTGCTGCTGCCGGTCGCCGCGCTCGTCCTCGCCAAGACCGACGACCGGGCGGGCGTCCCGCTCCGCCGCGACCTGCGCGACGCGCTGCGCGGCTCCGACCCGGTGCAGGCGCCCTCCCCGACCGGCTTCTTCATCGCCCTGGAGGGCGGCGACGGCGCCGGCAAGTCCACCCAGGTCCAGGCGCTCGCCGAGTGGATCCGGGCCAAGGGCCACGAGGTCGTCGTCACCCGCGAACCCGGCGCCACCCCCATCGGCAAGCGCCTGCGCTCGATCCTCCTCGACGTGTCGTCGGCGGGGCTCTCCAACCGCGCCGAGGCCCTGCTGTACGCGGCCGACCGCGCCGAGCACGTCGACTCCCTGGTCCGGCCCGCCCTGGAGCGGGGCGCGATCGTCCTCTCCGACCGGTACATCGACTCGTCCGTGGCCTACCAGGGCGCCGGCCGTGACCTGTCCCCGACCGAGATCTCCCGCATCTCGCGCTGGGCCACCGACGGTCTCGTCCCGCACCTGACCGTCGTCCTCGACGTCTCCCCGGAGACCGCGCGGGAACGGTTCACCGAGGCGCCCGACCGCCTGGAGTCCGAGCCGCCGGAGTTCCACGCGCGCGTACGGGCCGGATTCCTCGCCCTCGCCGCCGCCGACCCCAGCCGCTACCTCGTCGTCGACGCCGGGCAGGAGCCCGAGGCCGTCACCACCGTCGTACGCCACCGGCTCGACCGGATGCTGCCGCTCTCCGAGGCCGAGGTGAAGGCCGTCGAGGAGGCCCGCCGCAAGGCCGAGGAAGAGGCGCGCAGGAAGGCGGAGGAGGAAGCCGCCCGCAAGGCCGAGGAGGAGCGCCTGGAGCGCGAGCGCCAGGAGCAGCTCGCCAAGCTCCGCGCCGAGGAGGAGGAGCGCAAGCGGCGCGAGGAGGAGGAAGCGCGCCGTCTGGAGGCCGAACGGCAGGCGGAGGAGGCCCGGCGCAAGGCCGAGGAGGCCCGGATCGCCGCCGAAGCCGCCGCCGAGGAGGAGCGCAGGCGCCTCGCGGCCGAGGAGAAGGCCCGTCTGGAAGAGGCGGAACGACTCCGCAAGGAGGCCGAGGAAGAGGCCCGGCTGCGGGCCGAGGCGGAGGAGCGCCGCCTGGAGAAGCAGCGCAAGGCGGAGGAGGCGCTGCTCCGCGCCGAGGAGGCCCGCCGGATGGCCGAGGCCGCCGCTGCCGCCAAGGCGGCGGAGGAGGCCGCGGCGAAGGCCGCCGCCGAGCAGATCGCCGCCGCCGCTGCCGCCAAGGCCGCGGCGGAGCGGGCCGCGGCCGAGCGCGCCGCCGCGGAGCAGGCCGCCGCTCAGCGGGCCGAGGCGGCGAAGGCCGCTCGGGAGCGGGCGGCTGCCGAGCGGAAGGCTGCCGAGGCCAAGGCCGCGACCGAGGCGAAGGCGGCCCGGGAGAAGGCCGCGGCGGTCGAACTCTCGGCGAACGAGATCACCCGGCCGACCCCGATCGTGAAGCCGGTCCCGGTCGTGGCGCCGGACCCGAGGACCGACCCGCGGACGTCTGCCGCGCGGCAGGAGCCGGACGCGCCGACCGTTTCGCCCGACGAGGTCACCGTCGCCACGCCGATCGTGAAGATCACGAAGCAGGACGAGACCGAGACGTCCGTCCTGCCCCGGATCAGCGAGACGCGGGCCGCCGACGAGACCGCCGTCCTGCCCGCCGTGAAGGCCACCAGGAAGGCTCCGGAGAACGCCGCCGAGTCGACCGCCGTGCTGCCTCCCGTACGGGACACCCCGGCGTCCGACCCGGCCGACCGGGTGCCGCAGGGCATCTTCCGTGACGCCCGGCCCGCCCCGAAGCAGCCGGACGGCGCGAACGACCGGACCCGCGAGCTGCCCCAGCTCGACGAGGACGGCCGACCCCGCCGCCGCTCCGACTGGGCCGAGGAGACCCCGCTGGACGATCTGCCGACGCTCGCGGACGAGCTGTTCGGCCCGCACGACGACGAGGACGAGGGCCCCCGGCGCCGCCGCTGACCCGCTTCCTCCCCGGCTTGGGGGTGGAGCTAGCTCCACCCCCAAGCCGGAAGCCAGCCCCATACCGCTCTGACCTGCGCTTTTCTAGCGTTGTCGGTATGACGACGACTGCAGTGACGGACAGCCGTGCCGCCCGCGCCCCGGAGGCCGCCCTCGCCCTCGACGGGGTGGGCCGGACCTACGGGCGCGGAGCCCCCGCGCTCCACGGGGTGAGCCTGGCCGTGCCGCGCGGCCGGTTCGTGGCGGTGATGGGCCGGTCGGGTTCCGGCAAGTCCACCCTGCTGCGGTGCGCGGCGGGACTCGAACGGCCGACGACCGGGACGGTACGGATCGGGGGCACCGACCTCGCCACGCTGAAGGCATCCGGTCTCACCCGGCTCCGGCGGGACCGGATCGGCTTCGTCTTCCAGTCGCTGAACCTCGTCTCCGCCCTCGACGTGCGGGAGAACGTCACCCTGCCGCTCCTTCTCGCCGGAGCCCGTGAAGGCCGGGAACTCGACGCCCGCGCCCTCGCCGGTCTCGCGGCCGTCGGCCTCGCCGACCGCGCCGGGGACAGGCCGGAGAGCCTGTCCGGCGGCCAGCGCCAGCGGGTGGCCATCGCCCGCGCCCTGGTCAACGAACCCGAGGTCGTCTTCGCCGACGAGCCGACCGCCGCGCTCGACCCGGTCACGGCGGCCGGAGTCCTCGCCCTGCTGCGGCGCGCGGTCGACGAGCGGGGGACCACCGTCGTCCTCGTCACCCACGACCCTGTGGCGGCCGCCTGGACGGACGAGGCCGTGTTCCTCGACCGGGGCCGGCTCGTCGGGCGCCTCGACCGTCCGGACGAGCCCGGGGTACGGGAGATGCTGGGCGCGCACGCCGACCACCCGTTCCGCCCCATGGCGGTGGCCCGATGAAGCCGCTCGCGAACCCGGCGGTCCGGCTGCTCGCCGCCCGCTCCCTGCGGGCGCACCGGAAGGCCTGGGCGGCCGTGTTCGCCGCCGTCGCCGTCACCTCCGCGCTGCTCGGCGCCCTGGCCCTCGCCGCAGGATCGGCAGGGCTCGGCCACGCGCGCGTGGAGCGGTACGCGGCCGCGCCCGTCGTCGTCGCCGGTGACCAGGAGGTCCGCTGGACGACGAAGCCGTGGGGGAGCGAGGCCCAGACACAGACGGCCGGTCTGACCGAACGGGTACGGATCCCGAGTGCGACCGTCGACGTCGTCCGCGCGGTGCCGGGGGTCCGGGCCGCGGTGCCGGACCACACCTTCGTCGTACGGGAGCAGGGGACGGACGGTTCCCCGGACCGGCGGGTGCACACCGGGCGGTCCTGGGAGGCGGCTCGGCTGGCCCCGTACCGGCTGACCGACGGGCGCGAGCCGCGCGGGGCCGGAGAGGCCGTCATGGGCTCCGGTGCCGGAGCACGGGTCGGGGACACCGTCGCCGGGCGGAAGGTCGTCGGCCTCGCCGACGGGCCCGCCGCGCTGTACGTCACGGCGGGCGAGGCGCGGAAGCTCGCCGGGCATCCGGGTTCCGTCGACGCCGTCGGAGTGCTCGCCGAACCCGGCGTGCCCGTGGACACCCTCCACGCGCGCGTACGGGCCGCCCTGGACCGGGCCGCACTCAAGGACACGGCCTCGGGGCAGCCGCTCCGGGCGCTCACCGGTGACGGCCGGGGCGGGGCCGAGCACCTCGCCGCTCCTCCCGCGCGCATGGAGCTCCTCCAGCTCCTCGCCGCCGTCTCCGGGACCGTCGTGCTCATCGCCGTCCTCGTGCTCGCCTCGCTCGTCGCGCAGGCGCTCCAACAGCGTGCCGCCGAGCGGGACCTGCTGCTCTCGGTCGGTGCGACACCCCGTCAGGTGCGGGCGACCGCCGGCCGGGAGGTGACCCGGGTGGCGGGTCTCGCGGCGCTGCTCGGCGCGGCCGCGGCCGTACCGGTGTTCCTGGGACTGTGGTCGGCGCTGGGGGCCCGCACCGGCGTCGTCCCGCAAGGACTCGAACTTCCCTCCCCGCCGTGGCTGTTCGCCGCCACCCTCGTCGTCGCCGCGGTCGTGGTGGGGATCACCCGGCTCGTCGTCCTCTTCGCCGCCCGGCGCCCCGAGCGCGCGGGGAAGGGCGCCGTGCGGCGTGCCGTCGGGCTCGTGCTGCTCCTGCTGGGCGTGGCGTCGGCCGGTACGGCCACGGTCCAGGGCGGTGACGCGGCGGCGGCCGCCGCCGGGGCGGCCACGGTGACGCTGGTCGCCGGGTGCGCGGTGCTCGGGCCGTGGATCGCGGGGGCCGCGATGAAGGTCCTGGACCGGCCGTTCCGCCGGATCGGCGGCGCGCCCGGCCGGCTGACGGCCGCCGGTGCGAGCGCCCACTCCCGGCGCCTCGGGGCGGCGCTCGTGCCGGTCGTCCTCGTCACCGCCTTCGCGCTCGTGCAGCTTTCGGCGGGCACGACGATGGGCCGGGCCGCCGACCGTCAGGCGCGGGCCGCGACGACCGCCGACCTCGCGCTCTCCGGCATGACGGCGGCGGAGGTGCGGCAGCGGCCGGGGGTCGACGCGGCCACGGACGTGCTGCGTTCGACGGTCGTCCTGGCCCGCACGCAGGCCGGTTCGCCGCGCCTCGACCGGCTTCCGGTGCTCGGCGTGGACGCGGCGGGCCTCGCGGGCACGCTCGACCCCGGTGTCGTCGCCGGCGACCTGGCGGGGCTCGCCGGGACCGGGACGGTAGCGGTCGGCGCGGACATGGCCAAGTCCCTGGAAACGAAGGTCGGTTCGTCGGTCGAGTTGCGTCTGGGCGACGGGGTCCGCAAGCGGCTGCGGGTGGTGGCGGTGTACGAACGCTCGCTCGCCCTCGGGGAGTTCCTCCTGCCGAAGACCGAACTGGCCCCGCACATGAGCGATCCGTACCCCGCGCGCGTACTGGCGTCCACGGCGAAGGGCGGACCCGCCTCCCCCGTCGTGCCCGAACAGGTGATGCCTCCCGGGGCCGAGCTGAACGGGATCGTCTCGGCCGCGATCGTCTCCGCGATCGGCGGACTCACCCTCCTGTCCGTCCTCAGCACCCTCACCCTGATCGGCGCGGGACGGCGCGGCGAACTCCGACTGCTCGGCCAGGTGGGCGCCTCGGCCGGTCAGCTGCGCCGGATGCTGGGCCTGGAGGCGGGCTTCCTGACCGTCGCGGGCCTGGTCATCGGGGTCGTGGTGGCCGCGCTGCCGCTGACCTCCTTCGCCTGGTCGCTCACGGGCGGACTGCCCTACCTCCCGCCCGAGCAGGCGGGACTGATCGCCGGCGCGGTGGTGGTCACGGTG is part of the Streptomyces sp. NBC_00250 genome and harbors:
- a CDS encoding ABC transporter permease, which translates into the protein MSADSALLRRVPRLVGVGVRTHVSYMSRSPIEITFAVLVPLVYATLAVYLFRAAGDPDRLLTASVGAGLMGIWGSVLFGSGGAVQNQRWLGTLETLVVAPTPLALVLLPITLATAVIGTYAMGATVLWGVLLFDVPLDFAHPLLFLVAVPVCVLALGMTGLLLAATFVLLRNANALANPLDTPVWLLSGLLVPVTVLPAWTHPVSWALPTTWGARAVHAATSGGDVLTPLLVAAALGAGYALAAVLVLGRVERRARAAATLALT
- a CDS encoding ABC transporter permease, with product MFRFLGTARLVVVGGAISYRALFNWTTPPMFIGTLLVGPLLQVFFFVYLGRELGVADDRFHLVGNAVLAASASCVYGGTMAVANERRYGTLGAVLLSPRHRVPLWIGRALPYVLNGLFVSAFVLTAASLVLGLPVPAGALPGLGLVLLVAAGACSAFGLALGALGLRFRDVFLVSNVASSVLLLLTGAAVPRETLPEWMRVAGELLPLTHAADAARGLTAGGGLDGALLGAELAVGAGWGLLAVVLLGLFERGSRRRATLDTM
- the topA gene encoding type I DNA topoisomerase; amino-acid sequence: MSPTSEAAHGGRRLVIVESPAKAKTIKGYLGPGYVVEASVGHIRDLPSGAAEVPEKYTGEVRRLGVDVEHDFQPIYVVNADKKAQVRKLKELLAESDELFLATDEDREGEAIAWHLQEVLKPKVPVHRMVFHEITKDAIREAVANPRELNQRMVDAQETRRILDRLYGYEVSPVLWKKVMPKLSAGRVQSVATRLVVERERERIAFRSAEYWDLTGTFATGRSGDASDPSQLVARLAAVDGKRVAQGRDFGADGRLKSDSVLHLDETNARALAAALADTAFAVRSVESKPYRRSPYAPFRTTTLQQEASRKLGFGAKATMQVAQKLYENGFITYMRTDSTILSDTAVSAARAQVTQLYGADYLPEKPRVYAGKVKNAQEAHEAIRPSGDRFRTPAETGLTGDQFRLYELIWKRTVASQMKDATGNSVTVKIGGRAADGRDAEFSASGKTITFHGFMKAYVEGADDPNAELDDRERRLPQVAEGDALTADEITVDGHATKPPARYTEASLVKELEEREIGRPSTYASIIGTILDRGYVFKKGTALVPSFLSFAVVNLLETHFGRLVDYDFTARMEDDLDRIARGEAKSVPWLKRFYFGETEGGTAASGGAADAGNGDGDHLGGLKELVTDLGAIDAREISSFPVGNDIVLRVGRYGPYVERGEKEAEGHQRADVPDELAPDELTVELAEELLAKPSGDFELGADPVSGNQIVAKDGRYGPYVTEILPEGTPKTGKNAVKPRTASLFKSMTLDTVTLEDALRLMSLPRVVGADAEGVEITAQNGRYGPYLKKGTDSRSLTEEEQLFTITLEEALAIYAQPKQRGRAAAKPPLKELGTDPVSEKPVVVKDGRFGPYVTDGETNATLRTGDSVEDITPERGYELLAEKRAKAPAKKAAKKAPAKKATTAKKTATKAAAKKTTTAAKKTATKKTTTAKKTTAAKKTAAAKPE
- the tmk gene encoding dTMP kinase — its product is MTRAEQPDRLGDSDAALVADSRERAVRALLRHQPLRRLWSAQLVGSTGDALALLVLVLLGLQAAVTEGALGGGERGAAFAVAAVVGARLLASVLFGAVLLGPLTALTGPGGALDRRWTMIGADGVRIALLVIAPLWIDWTPGSALWYLLGTVFVTGAAERLWTIGREGAAPALLPAPPIEGGAVRPLPDHLGALRRLSQRTGFLAVPAAAAVLLVATLVGNLLGAGIDWFTLHQAALGSYVAAGLFAASVTVLYAMTLPGGETPRPRSPLEGLRRPAAEKGRTGALQILVLTCATVAGAIAAAASVAVLHAYDLGGGPVTYALLILALSGATAVGIRTAGKVLPVLSRRRLLALVTAVTGVALIAMGLVPDTATVLFLAVLAGYAAGVAANTGHTLVDQETEEPRRARTTEHLQATARVGMAIGALAAPLLAAAIGPHRLASGDFVFAHGGAAFTLALIGALLLPVAALVLAKTDDRAGVPLRRDLRDALRGSDPVQAPSPTGFFIALEGGDGAGKSTQVQALAEWIRAKGHEVVVTREPGATPIGKRLRSILLDVSSAGLSNRAEALLYAADRAEHVDSLVRPALERGAIVLSDRYIDSSVAYQGAGRDLSPTEISRISRWATDGLVPHLTVVLDVSPETARERFTEAPDRLESEPPEFHARVRAGFLALAAADPSRYLVVDAGQEPEAVTTVVRHRLDRMLPLSEAEVKAVEEARRKAEEEARRKAEEEAARKAEEERLERERQEQLAKLRAEEEERKRREEEEARRLEAERQAEEARRKAEEARIAAEAAAEEERRRLAAEEKARLEEAERLRKEAEEEARLRAEAEERRLEKQRKAEEALLRAEEARRMAEAAAAAKAAEEAAAKAAAEQIAAAAAAKAAAERAAAERAAAEQAAAQRAEAAKAARERAAAERKAAEAKAATEAKAAREKAAAVELSANEITRPTPIVKPVPVVAPDPRTDPRTSAARQEPDAPTVSPDEVTVATPIVKITKQDETETSVLPRISETRAADETAVLPAVKATRKAPENAAESTAVLPPVRDTPASDPADRVPQGIFRDARPAPKQPDGANDRTRELPQLDEDGRPRRRSDWAEETPLDDLPTLADELFGPHDDEDEGPRRRR
- a CDS encoding ABC transporter ATP-binding protein produces the protein MTTTAVTDSRAARAPEAALALDGVGRTYGRGAPALHGVSLAVPRGRFVAVMGRSGSGKSTLLRCAAGLERPTTGTVRIGGTDLATLKASGLTRLRRDRIGFVFQSLNLVSALDVRENVTLPLLLAGAREGRELDARALAGLAAVGLADRAGDRPESLSGGQRQRVAIARALVNEPEVVFADEPTAALDPVTAAGVLALLRRAVDERGTTVVLVTHDPVAAAWTDEAVFLDRGRLVGRLDRPDEPGVREMLGAHADHPFRPMAVAR
- a CDS encoding FtsX-like permease family protein, coding for MKPLANPAVRLLAARSLRAHRKAWAAVFAAVAVTSALLGALALAAGSAGLGHARVERYAAAPVVVAGDQEVRWTTKPWGSEAQTQTAGLTERVRIPSATVDVVRAVPGVRAAVPDHTFVVREQGTDGSPDRRVHTGRSWEAARLAPYRLTDGREPRGAGEAVMGSGAGARVGDTVAGRKVVGLADGPAALYVTAGEARKLAGHPGSVDAVGVLAEPGVPVDTLHARVRAALDRAALKDTASGQPLRALTGDGRGGAEHLAAPPARMELLQLLAAVSGTVVLIAVLVLASLVAQALQQRAAERDLLLSVGATPRQVRATAGREVTRVAGLAALLGAAAAVPVFLGLWSALGARTGVVPQGLELPSPPWLFAATLVVAAVVVGITRLVVLFAARRPERAGKGAVRRAVGLVLLLLGVASAGTATVQGGDAAAAAAGAATVTLVAGCAVLGPWIAGAAMKVLDRPFRRIGGAPGRLTAAGASAHSRRLGAALVPVVLVTAFALVQLSAGTTMGRAADRQARAATTADLALSGMTAAEVRQRPGVDAATDVLRSTVVLARTQAGSPRLDRLPVLGVDAAGLAGTLDPGVVAGDLAGLAGTGTVAVGADMAKSLETKVGSSVELRLGDGVRKRLRVVAVYERSLALGEFLLPKTELAPHMSDPYPARVLASTAKGGPASPVVPEQVMPPGAELNGIVSAAIVSAIGGLTLLSVLSTLTLIGAGRRGELRLLGQVGASAGQLRRMLGLEAGFLTVAGLVIGVVVAALPLTSFAWSLTGGLPYLPPEQAGLIAGAVVVTVVAGVFLPSRRQRA